A window of Gloeomargarita sp. SKYB120 genomic DNA:
TCCCTAGTCAAACCCGGATTCGCACCCAGCGCGAATTGCAAAACACCTACTTTACCAAGTTAGTGCCCTACGATAGCTGGTTCAAAGAGCAACAACGGATTCAAAAAATGGGTGGCAAAATTATCAAGGTGGAGCTGGCGACTGGCCGCCCTGGCATCAATACAGGTTTGAGCTA
This region includes:
- a CDS encoding phycobilisome linker polypeptide; this encodes MRMFKITACVPSQTRIRTQRELQNTYFTKLVPYDSWFKEQQRIQKMGGKIIKVELATGRPGINTGLS